The following are encoded in a window of bacterium genomic DNA:
- the tkt gene encoding transketolase, protein MRAINTIRFLAVDAVQKAKSGHPGTPMGLAPLAYLLWTNYLRYNPANPDWAGRDRFVLSCGHASMLLYSLLHLTGYDLTLDDLREFRQWGSRTPGHPEAGHTPGVEVTTGPLGQGLGNAVGMAMASRMLAQRFNRPGHEIVSQRIVAFCSDGDLMEGVASEAASLAGFHRLGNLVAFYDDNRITIEGSTDLAFREDVGGRFRAYGWNVLNVPDGNTDLAGLAAAIEVAFGERDRPTLVIVRTSIGYGSPNKQDTAAAHGAPLGEAEVVLAKERLGWPAGPTFLVPDDVLAHFREALARGEKAEKAWRMKFAAYAAAFPALALEWERRMWGDLPEGWAEGLPTFSPEAGAAATRSASGKVLNAIAGKVPELIGGSADLSPSTETVMKGGGEFLPDAEPGGRNVHFGVREHGMGAILNGMARHGGVIPFGATFFIFSDYMRPSIRLAALMGSRVVYVFTHDSVGVGEDGPTHQPVEHLASLRAMPNLHVVRPADANETAAAWRMALERTAGPTALVLTRQKLPVLPPSSVFRDDGVYRGAYVLEDVGDGRPDVLLIASGSEVSVALAARRLLAEEGVPARVVSMPCRERFEEQEAGYREAVLPPSVSARVSVEAGSTYGWERYVGDHGASVGIDRFGASAPAERIFLELGITPEAVRDRAKSVLAAAGGGIAR, encoded by the coding sequence ATGCGGGCCATCAACACCATCCGGTTCCTGGCGGTCGACGCGGTCCAGAAGGCAAAGTCGGGGCACCCCGGCACGCCGATGGGGCTGGCGCCGCTGGCGTACCTGCTGTGGACGAACTACCTGCGATACAACCCGGCGAACCCCGACTGGGCCGGGCGCGACCGGTTCGTTCTCTCGTGCGGCCACGCCTCCATGCTCCTCTACTCCCTGCTCCACTTGACGGGATACGATCTGACCCTCGACGACCTGCGGGAATTCCGGCAGTGGGGGAGCAGGACGCCGGGGCACCCCGAGGCGGGGCACACCCCGGGCGTGGAGGTGACCACCGGGCCGTTGGGGCAGGGGCTGGGGAACGCGGTCGGGATGGCGATGGCCTCCCGGATGCTGGCGCAGCGGTTCAACCGCCCCGGGCACGAGATCGTCTCCCAACGGATCGTGGCGTTCTGCTCCGACGGCGACCTGATGGAGGGAGTCGCCTCCGAGGCGGCGTCCCTGGCCGGATTCCACCGGCTCGGGAACCTCGTGGCGTTCTACGACGACAACCGGATCACCATCGAGGGGTCCACGGACCTTGCCTTTCGCGAGGACGTGGGAGGCCGCTTCCGGGCGTACGGGTGGAACGTGCTGAACGTCCCGGACGGAAATACGGATCTTGCCGGGCTGGCGGCGGCGATCGAGGTGGCGTTCGGCGAGAGGGACCGCCCCACCCTGGTGATCGTCCGGACAAGCATCGGCTACGGCAGTCCCAACAAGCAGGACACCGCGGCCGCGCACGGGGCGCCGCTCGGGGAGGCCGAGGTCGTCCTGGCGAAGGAACGCCTCGGGTGGCCCGCCGGCCCGACCTTCCTCGTGCCCGACGATGTGCTCGCCCATTTCCGGGAGGCGCTGGCTCGCGGGGAGAAGGCGGAGAAGGCGTGGCGGATGAAGTTCGCCGCGTACGCCGCGGCGTTCCCGGCGCTCGCCCTCGAATGGGAGCGGCGGATGTGGGGGGATCTCCCCGAAGGATGGGCGGAGGGGCTCCCGACGTTTTCTCCCGAGGCCGGCGCCGCGGCCACCCGGAGCGCGTCCGGGAAGGTGCTGAACGCGATCGCCGGGAAGGTGCCGGAGCTCATCGGGGGGTCGGCGGACCTTTCCCCTTCGACGGAGACGGTCATGAAGGGCGGCGGCGAGTTTCTTCCCGATGCCGAGCCGGGCGGGCGGAACGTCCATTTCGGGGTGCGCGAGCACGGGATGGGGGCGATCCTCAACGGGATGGCGCGACACGGCGGGGTGATCCCGTTCGGCGCCACCTTCTTCATCTTCTCGGACTACATGCGTCCTTCCATCCGCCTGGCGGCGCTGATGGGGTCCCGCGTCGTCTACGTATTCACGCACGACTCCGTCGGTGTGGGGGAGGACGGACCGACGCACCAGCCCGTCGAACATCTCGCGTCGCTTCGCGCGATGCCGAACCTTCACGTCGTCCGTCCCGCGGACGCGAACGAGACGGCGGCGGCGTGGCGGATGGCGCTGGAGCGGACGGCGGGACCTACCGCGCTCGTCCTCACGCGGCAGAAACTCCCCGTCCTTCCGCCTTCGAGCGTGTTCCGGGACGACGGCGTGTACCGCGGAGCCTACGTGCTGGAGGACGTGGGGGACGGCCGCCCCGACGTCCTGCTGATCGCCTCGGGGTCCGAGGTGTCCGTGGCGCTGGCGGCGAGGAGGCTGCTGGCGGAAGAAGGGGTGCCGGCGCGCGTGGTGAGCATGCCGTGCCGGGAGCGGTTCGAAGAGCAGGAGGCGGGGTACCGGGAAGCCGTGCTCCCGCCGTCGGTTTCCGCCCGCGTCTCCGTGGAGGCGGGGTCGACCTACGGCTGGGAGCGGTATGTGGGAGATCACGGCGCGTCGGTCGGGATCGACCGGTTCGGCGCTTCCGCGCCGGCCGAGCGGATCTTCCTTGAGCTGGGGATCACGCCGGAAGCGGTGCGCGATCGGGCGAAGTCCGTCCTCGCGGCCGCCGGGGGAGGGATCGCAAGATGA
- a CDS encoding manganese efflux pump MntP family protein produces the protein MDTLTLLGIAVGLAMDAFAVAIATGIVLGTVSGWQTFRLAFHFGLFQFLMPVVGYLAGMTVERYIAEYDHWLAFALLVYIGGKMVHEGFRGEGEEGNGGKDPTRGMSLVVLSVATSIDALAVGVSLGVLHNEGIVYPGVVIGVVACTFTAAGLHLGKRLGAVFGKRMEIVGGVVLVAIGVKILLDHYRG, from the coding sequence ATCGACACGCTGACGCTTCTAGGGATCGCGGTGGGGTTGGCCATGGACGCCTTCGCCGTGGCGATCGCCACGGGGATCGTCCTCGGGACGGTGTCCGGCTGGCAGACATTCCGCCTCGCCTTCCACTTCGGCCTCTTCCAGTTCCTGATGCCCGTGGTCGGCTACCTCGCGGGGATGACCGTGGAGCGATACATCGCGGAGTACGACCACTGGCTCGCTTTCGCGTTGCTCGTCTACATCGGAGGGAAGATGGTGCACGAGGGGTTCCGGGGGGAGGGGGAGGAAGGGAACGGCGGAAAGGACCCCACGCGCGGGATGTCCCTGGTCGTCCTCTCCGTGGCGACCAGCATCGACGCCCTTGCGGTGGGGGTCAGCCTCGGCGTGCTCCACAACGAGGGGATCGTCTACCCGGGGGTCGTGATCGGGGTCGTGGCGTGCACTTTCACCGCCGCGGGGCTCCACCTGGGGAAGCGCCTGGGCGCCGTCTTCGGAAAGCGGATGGAGATCGTCGGCGGCGTCGTCCTCGTCGCCATCGGGGTGAAGATACTGCTCGACCATTACCGGGGGTGA
- the acnA gene encoding aconitate hydratase AcnA, with translation MHPDTFGTRSRKTVGGDTFGIFRLEALEKRRVGKVSRLPFSIKVLLENLLRHEDGLTVTADDIRALANWSPSVPSDREIAFRPARVLLQDFTGVPTLVDLAAMRDAAKRMGGDPKRINPLMPADLVIDHSVQVDRFATATAFPDNVAREYGRNGERYAFLRWGKESFRNFRVVPPGTGICHQVNLEHLAPVVFTRKDRSGAQAYPDTLVGTDSHTPMINGLGVVGWGVGGIEAEAAMLGQPISMLIPEVVGFRMTGELPVGATATDLVLTVVQMLRKKGVVGKFVEFFGRGLSSLSVADRATISNMSPEYGATIGFFPVDRETLSYLLFTGRDKEQVRLVEAYCKAQGLFRTDDTRDPVFSDTLSLDLSTVEPCMAGPRRPQDRVPLKEAREAFRKALSTWGKEARSETANDGADRWMGEGGRVAGELSAPGPVAWAPGSASVRLEQGVFDLHDGSVVIAAITSCTNTSNPSVMIGAGLVAKKAVEKGLRTRPWVKTSLAPGSKVVTQYLDRAGLTPYLQALGFHLVGYGCTTCIGNSGPLPEAIAETIRRGNLVAASVLSGNRNFEGRIHPLCRANYLASPMLVVAYALVGDVDFDPYTEPLGNDKNGKPVFLHDIWPSPGEITEAVRSAVEPEMFRKEYASVFSGDEAWKKLPVPKSECFAWEPSSTYVKNPPFFEGLPAVPEPVAEIRGARILAVLGDSVTTDHISPAGDIAEDGPAGAYLKEHGIPKEEFNSYGSRRGNHEVMMRGTFANIRLKNLLAPGTEGGWTTYPAGGETITIYDAAMRYAKDGTPLIILAGKEYGSGSSRDWAAKGPRLLGVRAVIAESFERIHRSNLVGMGILPLQFVDGANRDSLGLTGRETCDIEGISGEITPRMRVTVRVSGEGGERTFPALARIDTPAEVHYYLHGGILPYVLRRLIEKG, from the coding sequence ATGCATCCGGACACGTTCGGGACCCGTTCCAGGAAGACCGTCGGCGGGGACACCTTCGGAATCTTTCGCCTGGAGGCGCTCGAGAAGCGCCGCGTCGGGAAGGTCTCCCGCCTCCCCTTCTCCATCAAGGTGCTCCTTGAAAACCTCCTGCGCCACGAGGACGGCCTCACGGTCACGGCGGACGACATCCGCGCGCTCGCGAACTGGTCGCCTTCGGTGCCGTCGGACCGCGAGATCGCCTTCCGCCCCGCCCGCGTGCTCCTCCAGGATTTCACCGGTGTCCCCACGCTGGTCGACCTGGCGGCGATGCGCGACGCGGCGAAGCGGATGGGCGGGGACCCGAAGCGGATCAACCCGCTGATGCCGGCGGACCTCGTGATCGACCACTCGGTGCAGGTGGACCGGTTCGCCACGGCGACCGCCTTCCCCGACAACGTGGCGAGGGAGTATGGGCGCAACGGGGAGCGGTACGCCTTCCTGCGGTGGGGGAAGGAGTCGTTCCGCAACTTCCGCGTCGTCCCGCCCGGCACGGGGATCTGCCACCAGGTGAACCTGGAGCACCTCGCTCCCGTCGTCTTCACGCGGAAAGACCGCTCCGGCGCACAGGCGTATCCGGACACTCTCGTGGGGACCGACTCCCATACGCCGATGATCAACGGGCTCGGCGTGGTGGGGTGGGGCGTGGGCGGGATCGAGGCGGAGGCGGCGATGCTCGGCCAGCCGATCTCGATGCTCATCCCCGAAGTGGTCGGGTTCCGGATGACCGGGGAGCTCCCCGTCGGGGCGACCGCGACCGACCTCGTCCTCACCGTCGTCCAGATGCTGCGGAAGAAAGGCGTCGTGGGAAAGTTCGTCGAGTTCTTCGGGAGGGGGCTCTCCTCCCTCTCCGTGGCCGACCGGGCGACGATCTCGAACATGTCGCCGGAGTACGGCGCGACGATCGGCTTCTTCCCCGTCGACCGGGAGACGCTCTCCTACCTCCTGTTCACCGGCCGGGACAAGGAGCAGGTGAGGCTCGTAGAGGCATACTGCAAGGCGCAGGGGCTCTTCCGCACGGACGACACCCGCGACCCGGTCTTCTCCGACACCCTTTCGCTCGACCTGTCCACCGTGGAGCCGTGCATGGCGGGGCCGCGCCGGCCGCAGGACCGCGTGCCGCTCAAGGAGGCGAGGGAGGCGTTCCGCAAGGCCCTTTCCACGTGGGGGAAGGAGGCGCGGAGTGAAACCGCGAACGACGGCGCGGACCGGTGGATGGGAGAGGGCGGCCGCGTCGCCGGGGAACTATCCGCTCCGGGACCGGTCGCCTGGGCGCCGGGGTCGGCGTCGGTGCGGCTCGAACAGGGGGTGTTCGACCTGCACGACGGCTCGGTCGTCATCGCCGCCATCACGAGCTGCACGAACACCTCCAACCCCTCCGTGATGATCGGCGCGGGGCTGGTGGCGAAGAAGGCGGTCGAAAAGGGGCTGCGGACGAGGCCCTGGGTCAAGACGAGCCTCGCCCCGGGATCGAAGGTGGTGACGCAATACCTCGATCGCGCGGGGCTCACCCCCTACCTGCAGGCGCTCGGGTTCCACCTGGTCGGATACGGGTGCACCACCTGCATCGGGAACTCCGGGCCGCTCCCCGAGGCGATCGCGGAGACGATCCGGCGCGGGAACCTGGTCGCCGCGTCGGTCCTGTCGGGGAACCGGAACTTCGAGGGACGGATCCATCCGCTGTGCCGGGCGAACTACCTCGCCTCCCCGATGCTCGTGGTGGCGTACGCCCTCGTCGGGGACGTCGACTTCGACCCGTACACCGAACCGCTCGGCAACGACAAGAACGGAAAGCCGGTCTTCCTCCACGATATCTGGCCGTCGCCGGGGGAGATCACCGAGGCGGTGCGGTCCGCGGTCGAGCCGGAGATGTTCCGCAAGGAGTACGCCTCCGTGTTCTCGGGGGACGAGGCGTGGAAAAAGCTCCCCGTCCCGAAGTCGGAGTGCTTCGCGTGGGAACCGTCCTCCACCTACGTCAAGAACCCGCCGTTCTTCGAGGGCCTGCCCGCGGTGCCGGAACCGGTCGCGGAGATCCGGGGGGCGCGGATCCTCGCCGTGCTCGGCGACTCGGTGACGACGGACCACATCTCCCCCGCCGGGGACATCGCCGAGGACGGCCCCGCGGGAGCGTACCTGAAGGAACACGGCATCCCGAAGGAGGAGTTCAACTCCTACGGCAGCCGGCGGGGAAATCACGAGGTGATGATGCGGGGGACGTTCGCCAACATCCGGCTGAAGAACCTCCTCGCGCCGGGGACGGAAGGAGGATGGACCACGTACCCGGCCGGCGGCGAAACGATCACGATCTACGACGCGGCGATGCGGTACGCGAAGGATGGCACCCCGCTGATCATCCTCGCCGGCAAGGAGTACGGCTCCGGCTCGTCGCGCGACTGGGCGGCCAAGGGGCCGCGGTTGCTGGGGGTGCGCGCGGTGATCGCGGAGAGCTTCGAGCGGATCCACCGGAGCAACCTCGTCGGGATGGGAATCCTTCCGCTCCAGTTCGTGGACGGGGCCAACCGGGATTCCCTCGGCCTGACGGGAAGGGAAACCTGCGACATCGAGGGGATCTCCGGGGAGATCACGCCCCGGATGCGGGTGACGGTGCGCGTTTCCGGCGAGGGGGGCGAACGGACGTTCCCGGCGCTGGCCCGGATCGACACGCCCGCCGAGGTGCACTACTACCTGCACGGCGGCATCCTGCCGTATGTGCTGCGAAGGTTAATCGAGAAGGGGTGA
- a CDS encoding TerC family protein, with protein sequence MAVDMAAYRRNPHEMSGREASAWTAGWIAAALLFGAGIAWHFGRRPAVEYLTGYVIEYALSVDNLFVFILIFKTFGVPPTYQRRVLLWGILGAMILRAAFILVGAALLSRFEWLLYLFGAFLIFTGGKILRGKDVEIHPEHNPVLKLFGKVFPIVRHFGDGKFIVKHRGRWYATALLPVLLVVEATDVVFAVDSIPAVFGVTRDPFIVFTSNIFAVLGLRALYFVLKTIMDAFQYLKVGLGLVLVFVGGKMCTEEWVHVPAEISLLVVVALLGFSVAASLLWPGKPVGSVNPELRHEKAPDGYGTGANGDGKMNRHNPGNHQ encoded by the coding sequence ATGGCCGTCGACATGGCGGCGTACCGGAGGAATCCCCACGAGATGTCGGGGCGGGAGGCGTCCGCCTGGACGGCGGGATGGATCGCCGCCGCCCTCCTCTTCGGCGCAGGGATCGCGTGGCATTTCGGACGCCGGCCGGCCGTCGAGTACTTGACCGGGTACGTCATCGAATACGCCCTCTCGGTCGACAACCTGTTCGTCTTCATCCTGATCTTCAAGACGTTCGGCGTCCCCCCGACCTACCAGCGCCGGGTCCTCCTCTGGGGGATCCTGGGCGCGATGATCCTGCGCGCCGCCTTCATCCTCGTGGGGGCAGCCCTCCTTTCGCGGTTCGAGTGGCTGCTCTACTTGTTCGGCGCCTTCCTGATCTTTACCGGGGGAAAGATCCTACGCGGAAAGGACGTGGAAATCCACCCCGAGCACAACCCGGTCCTCAAGTTGTTCGGCAAGGTGTTCCCGATCGTTCGCCACTTCGGAGACGGGAAATTCATCGTGAAGCACCGCGGGAGATGGTACGCCACGGCGCTGCTGCCGGTGCTGCTGGTCGTGGAGGCGACCGACGTCGTCTTCGCCGTGGACTCGATCCCGGCGGTCTTCGGCGTAACGCGGGACCCGTTCATCGTCTTCACCTCGAACATCTTCGCCGTCCTGGGATTGCGGGCACTCTACTTCGTGCTCAAGACGATCATGGACGCCTTCCAGTACCTGAAGGTGGGGCTGGGGCTGGTGCTGGTCTTCGTGGGGGGAAAGATGTGCACGGAGGAGTGGGTGCACGTTCCTGCCGAGATCTCCCTCCTCGTGGTGGTGGCCCTGCTCGGGTTCTCCGTGGCGGCATCGCTCCTCTGGCCGGGGAAACCGGTAGGGAGCGTCAACCCCGAACTTCGGCACGAAAAAGCGCCGGACGGGTATGGGACGGGGGCGAACGGCGATGGTAAGATGAACCGTCACAATCCCGGTAACCATCAATAG
- a CDS encoding MgtC/SapB family protein, whose product MEREVLDILARLLVATMAGGLIGLERSYHGRPAGFRTHTLVCVASSLLMLVTMYQARWFTGVPLDTVRIDPTRMAQGVMTGIGFLGAGVIMREGLTVRGLTTAASIWTTAAIGILAGVGLYSAVLAGSIITIGILTVFRKVENRMRTQIFAYNTIVFARDDYMSEAEIRELLSKNGFSVANISYRLMEKGAQLEYRMTVRTMDSGNIENLSKSLLGLTSIVEFNISMAGD is encoded by the coding sequence ATGGAAAGAGAAGTACTCGATATCCTCGCGCGTCTCCTGGTTGCGACGATGGCCGGCGGGCTGATCGGGCTGGAACGGAGTTACCATGGCCGCCCGGCCGGTTTCAGGACGCATACGCTGGTTTGCGTCGCGTCAAGCCTGCTGATGCTCGTCACGATGTACCAGGCCAGGTGGTTTACCGGGGTGCCGCTCGATACCGTCCGGATCGACCCGACGAGAATGGCGCAGGGGGTCATGACCGGTATCGGTTTCCTTGGCGCGGGAGTCATCATGCGGGAAGGACTGACCGTACGGGGGTTGACCACCGCGGCATCCATCTGGACCACGGCCGCGATAGGAATTCTCGCCGGGGTCGGTCTCTACAGTGCGGTGCTCGCCGGATCCATCATAACCATCGGGATATTGACTGTTTTCCGGAAAGTGGAAAACAGGATGCGTACACAGATCTTTGCATACAATACCATCGTCTTCGCCAGGGACGATTACATGTCCGAGGCGGAGATCAGGGAGTTGCTCTCGAAGAACGGCTTTTCGGTTGCCAATATAAGCTACCGCCTGATGGAAAAAGGCGCGCAGTTGGAATATCGTATGACCGTCCGTACCATGGACAGCGGTAATATTGAAAACCTGTCGAAGTCTCTCCTGGGATTGACCTCGATCGTCGAATTCAATATTTCCATGGCTGGGGATTGA
- a CDS encoding OmpA family protein, with protein MIGKVSDVRPNTRAVGLLLAVVLVLTAGCATSPDGTTEYRRTAIGALAGGAVGAGTGMLIAGRSHRGTGALIGGVAGAAVGGGIGNYMDRQAAEMKRKLPDAAIARQGDKLYVALPSGILFDVDKDEVRPSARDQVGQAAEVLVKYPDTYITVEGHTDSTGGTEYNQKLSERRAVRVRDLLASRGVDASRLSVHGYGESDPIADNGTAEGRQANRRVQLEIRPNEKLKAEQGQ; from the coding sequence ATGATCGGAAAAGTATCCGACGTTCGTCCAAACACGCGGGCCGTGGGGTTGCTCCTGGCGGTGGTCCTCGTCCTTACGGCGGGGTGCGCCACGAGCCCCGACGGGACAACGGAGTACAGGCGCACGGCGATCGGCGCGCTGGCGGGAGGCGCTGTGGGCGCCGGCACGGGGATGCTGATCGCGGGCAGGAGTCACCGCGGGACGGGAGCGCTCATCGGTGGGGTCGCGGGAGCGGCGGTGGGCGGCGGGATCGGAAACTACATGGACCGGCAGGCAGCGGAGATGAAGCGGAAGCTCCCCGATGCGGCGATCGCCCGCCAGGGGGACAAGCTGTACGTGGCGCTCCCCTCGGGGATCCTGTTCGACGTGGACAAGGATGAGGTGAGGCCGTCGGCGCGCGACCAGGTCGGACAGGCGGCGGAGGTTCTCGTCAAGTATCCCGACACCTACATCACGGTGGAGGGGCACACCGACTCCACGGGGGGGACGGAATACAACCAGAAGCTCAGCGAGCGGCGTGCCGTGCGAGTGCGGGATCTGCTGGCTTCCCGCGGAGTGGACGCATCGCGGCTCTCCGTCCATGGCTACGGCGAATCCGATCCCATCGCCGACAACGGGACGGCCGAGGGGCGGCAGGCGAACCGGCGGGTGCAGCTCGAGATCCGGCCGAACGAAAAGCTCAAGGCGGAGCAAGGCCAGTAG